A single genomic interval of Mangifera indica cultivar Alphonso chromosome 5, CATAS_Mindica_2.1, whole genome shotgun sequence harbors:
- the LOC123217198 gene encoding UDP-glycosyltransferase 13-like, translating to MSTSDELNSYPHVAILPSSGMGHLMPFLRLAATLVQRHCRVTLITINPTASVPESQVISRLFSTYPQITEKQFHLLPFDPTSAISVDPLYLQWEAIRSSSHLLAPILSSMSPSLSALVLDVTLTSSVLPVTTSLGIPNYVFFTSSARMYYFCESFPTYVASRSSSGSVQFDSFIEIPGLSPIPISSIPPALKNLNHLFSTTFIQNGQNLAKSNGIIINSFEALEDILHEVNGKRAGDGLQPIYSIGPLLPCQFEKTEYSGAVKWLDEQLEGSVVYVCFGSRSALSSEQIKELGDGLVRSGNRFLWVVKAKKVDEDEESLDNLLGHELTERIKNHGLVTTEWVNQQEILNHKGIGGIVTHGGWNSLMEAVWHGLPMLVWPQTGDQKINAEVIERSGLGMWVRSWGWGWGAEQVVKGQDFGEKIKELMENNQLRQQARNIGEEARKAVGVGGSSERMLKELIEDWKKNISRI from the coding sequence ATGTCAACTTCCGATGAACTCAACTCTTATCCACATGTAGCTATTCTCCCAAGCTCTGGTATGGGACATTTAATGCCTTTTCTTCGACTAGCTGCAACACTTGTTCAACGTCACTGCCGTGTCACTCTAATTACGATCAACCCAACTGCCTCCGTTCCCGAGTCTCAAGTTATATCTAGACTCTTCTCTACTTATCCTCAGATCACCGAAAAGCAGTTTCATCTCCTTCCTTTTGATCCCACTTCTGCCATTTCTGTTGACCCATTGTACCTCCAGTGGGAAGCCATTCGTAGTTCTTCTCACCTTCTCGCTCCTATCCTCTCTTCAATGTCTCCTTCTCTCTCTGCTCTTGTTTTGGATGTTACCTTGACTTCCTCTGTTCTTCCAGTTACCACAAGCTTAGGTATACCTAACTACGTCTTCTTCACATCATCCGCCAGGATGTATTATTTCTGCGAGTCTTTTCCCACTTATGTTGCGTCCAGATCCAGTTCGGGTTCCGTTCAATTCGATTCCTTTATTGAAATTCCAGGGCTTTCTCCCATTCCCATTTCATCAATCCCCCCagctcttaaaaatttaaatcatctCTTTAGCACTACGTTCATACAAAACGGTCAGAACTTGGCAAAATCAAATGGGATTATAATTAACTCATTTGAAGCCCTAGAAGACATTCTACATGAGGTTAATGGCAAAAGGGCCGGAGATGGGCTTCAACCCATCTATAGCATTGGACCACTTTTGCCATGTCAATTTGAGAAAACAGAGTACAGTGGAGCTGTGAAGTGGCTTGACGAGCAACTAGAAGGATCAGTGGTATATGTTTGTTTTGGCAGTAGGTCCGCCTTGTCAAGTGAACAAATAAAGGAGCTCGGAGATGGGTTGGTAAGGAGTGGAAATAGATTTCTTTGGGTGGTGAAAGCTAAGAAAGTAGACGAGGATGAAGAAAGTCTGGATAACTTGTTGGGTCATGAGCTGACGGAGAGGATTAAGAATCATGGGTTGGTGACGACGGAGTGGGTAAATCAACAAGAGATACTGAATCACAAGGGAATTGGTGGGATTGTTACTCATGGTGGATGGAACTCATTAATGGAGGCTGTGTGGCATGGATTACCAATGCTAGTATGGCCACAGACTGGGGATCAGAAGATCAATGCAGAGGTAATTGAGAGAAGTGGCTTGGGGATGTGGGTCAGGAGCTGGGGCTGGGGCTGGGGTGCTGAGCAGGTGGTGAAAGGACAAGACTTTGGGGAGAAAATTAAAGAGTTGATGGAGAACAACCAACTGAGACAGCAAGCTAGAAATATTGGAGAAGAGGCAAGGAAAGCTGTTGGAGTTGGTGGCAGTTCTGAGAGGATGTTGAAGGAGCTCATAGAGGATTGGAAGAAGAACATTAGCAGAATTTGA
- the LOC123217199 gene encoding uncharacterized protein LOC123217199 yields the protein MAQMHPIEFGLININRLFFPLIISLSLDKERGPAMVSSTLLPLSFTNFTLSAKHNNLRNNIPCGCDKKFVSRSSSSCSSASSSPFNVLRNSIIPLAASAAILLYSNPAKAGFLSGFSGIESVPGPELPQFDFLNRFNEENQKKYAENDARFKESPLLKKLLEKSKLNKAKNRLEIENKYCLRGAEWGVGDCSAEGMSVEDREKFIEMLKQKAGVNE from the exons ATGGCTCAAATGCATCCTATCGAATTCGGGTTGATTAATATCAACCGTTTGTTTTTCCCTCTCATTATCTCCCTCTCCCTCGACAAAGAGAGAGGGCCAGCCATGGTTTCCTCTACACTTTTGCCTCTCTCATTCACCAACTTCACACTCAGCGCAAAACACAATAATCTTCGTAACAACATCCCATGTGGGTGCGATAAAAAATTTGTGAGTCGTTCAAGTTCTTCTTGTTCGTCTGCGTCTTCCTCACCATTTAACGTACTACGCAACTCCATTATTCCTCTGGCTGCTTCAGCTGCCATTCTTCTCTATTCAAATCCAG CTAAAGCTGGATTTTTGTCTGGATTCTCTGGAATCGAGTCAGTTCCTGGCCCTGAATTGCCTCAATTTGACTTTCTTAATCGCTTCAATG AGGAAAACCAGAAGAAGTACGCAGAAAATGATGCAAGATTCAAAGAATCGCCCCTGCTCAAGAAACTGCTAGAGAAATCCAAGTTGAATAAGGCGAA gAACCGACTAGAAATTGAAAACAAGTACTGCTTGCGAGGGGCAGAGTGGGGAGTTGGTGATTGTTCGGCAGAGGGGATGTCGGTGGAGGACAGAGAGAAGTTCATTGAAATGCTGAAGCAAAAGGCTGGAGTAAATGAATGA
- the LOC123215321 gene encoding protein GDAP2 homolog encodes MYRTVATAMPRGGLASDSGDSVVTLDQVPRWSDAEHRSSLVSENEDPAFSNSYFPDPLMNSSEVESSLNGMLSRFPMDHEINLKIYLWRGNPWNLEVDAVVNSTNENLDEAHSSPGLHAAAGPGLAEECATLGGCRTGMAKVTNAYDLPARRVIHTVGPKYAVKYHTAAENALSHCYRSCLELLIENGLKSIAMGCIYTEAKNYPREPAAHVAIRTVRRFLEKQEDKITAVVFCTTASSDTEIYKRLLPLYFPRNKHEEEVAISKLPADVGDENGETIIDERKIRIKTLPKKTLPKPPEAPVELPVSDTGLIHRNSSYLDSYLDPAFMSLIKDPDQRRKEQWEKTAQAQRGWNCAKMLGFGDLGGPPLSAAEEYSLHSRYLSKANSLNLSEIAEMKIVYRGGVDTEGRPVMVVVGAHFLLRCLDLERFILHVVKEFEPLIQKPYTIVYFHSAASLQLQPELGWMRRLQQILGRKHQRNLHAIYVLHPTFHLKATIFAMQFFVDSVVWKKVVYVDRLLQLFRYVPREQLTIPDFVFQHDLEVNGGKGLIVDPRTKYVYQRP; translated from the exons ATGTACAGAACTGTGGCCACGGCCATGCCACGGGGTGGGTTAGCAAGTGATAGTGGGGATTCTGTTGTGACTTTGGATCAAGTTCCGCGGTGGAGTGATGCAGAGCACAGGTCTTCTTTGGTTTCTGAGAATGAAGATCCTGCGTTTTCTAATTCATATTTCCCTGATCCCTTAATGAATTCGTCAGAGGTGGAAAGTAGTCTCAATGGAATGCTTTCTAGGTTTCCTATGGATCATGAGATtaacttgaaaatatatttgtggAGGGGAAACCCCTGGAATCTTGAAGTAGATGCTGTTGTGAATTCTACAAATGAG AACTTGGATGAAGCACACAGCAGCCCTGGTTTGCATGCAGCTGCTGGGCCTGGTCTTGCAGAAGAATGTGCTACGCTG GGTGGATGCCGAACAGGGATGGCCAAAGTAACTAATGCATATGATCTTCCTGCTAG GAGAGTTATCCATACTGTTGGTCCCAAGTATGCTGTTAAATATCATACTGCTGCAGAGAATGCTCTTAGTCACTGCTATCGGTCTTGCCTGGAACTCCTTATTGAAAATGGGCTTAAGAG CATTGCTATGGGTTGCATTTACACTGAAGCTAAAAACTATCCACGTGAACCAGCTGCACATGTGGCTATAA GGACTGTACGGCGGTTTCTTGAGAAACAGGAAGATAAAATTACTGCTGTTGTTTTTTGCACTACAGCATCATCTGAtacagaaatatataaaag ATTGCTTCCTCTTTATTTTCCTCGAAATAAGCATGAGGAGGAGGTGGCCATTTCAAAGCTTCCTGCTGATGTTGGGGATGAGAATGGTGAGACAATTATAGATGAacgtaaaattagaataaagaCATTACCAAAAAAGACTTTGCCAAAGCCTCCAGAAGCCCCAGTTGAACTTCCAGTCAGTGATACTGGCTTGATACATAG GAACTCATCATATTTGGATTCGTATTTGGATCCTGCCTTTATGTCCTTAATTAAAGATCCAGATCAGAGACGGAAGGAACAATGGGAAAAGACTGCTCAGGCACAACGTGGGTGGAATTGTGCTAAAATGCTTGGATTTGGTGACCTTGGTGGACCTCCATTATCTGCTGCTGAAGAATACTCACTTCATTCAAGATACCTTTCTAAAGCAAATTCTCTTAATCTTTCTGAAATTGCAGAGATGAAGATTGT TTACCGTGGAGGGGTAGACACTGAGGGACGCCCTGTAATGGTTGTTGTGGGAGCACATTTTTTGCTCCGTTGTCTTGATCTTGAGCGTTTCATACTTCACGTAGTGAAG gAATTTGAGCCCTTAATTCAGAAGCCTTATACTATTGTGTACTTTCATTCTGCTGCATCTTTACAGCT CCAACCAGAGTTGGGATGGATGAGAAGATTACAGCAAATACTTGGTCGGAAGCATCAACGTAACCTGCAT GCAATTTACGTTCTTCACCCTACATTCCACTTGAAGGCTACCATTTTTGCAATGCAATTTTTTGTGGATAGTGTG GTGTGGAAGAAAGTGGTATATGTTGACCGACTTCTGCAATTGTTTAGATATGTTCCTCGTGAGCAGTTGACCATCCCAGATTTTGTGTTTCA GCATGATTTAGAAGTGAATGGAGGAAAAGGTCTTATTGTGGACCCTagaacaaaatatgtatatcaGCGGCCTTAG
- the LOC123216887 gene encoding uncharacterized protein LOC123216887 isoform X1 yields MLLRIVPWITGMGTKVQCKSYLPGYYPMRDLNQDSNNYSWPSYYGDKSLTNGQYYNGFLPRAAAEVYSGCEKDAVKKKMLEHEAVFKKQVFELHRLYQIQRDLMDEIKRKEQHKHRLPVEKSFSSSHLNSQIMSEDARKWHIPSFPSVNSVVARPSFSGVEDIHSPLSSMKGSCTQARPLPFQNGGSSKDVEFMESRPTKVRRKMIDLQLPADEYLDTEDGEQLRDEAISGSSSYLPNGTDKITSNSGAKLFAGDGEKSRCQRDALRSDSYLRSTNSLADLNEPIPVEEMDTSAHSDLLNRASCNGEIKGHELSTKTMPQLQGLPKEFSLNSHHVSNNGTLNNRHMEINENGRSWFSHMIEAGHNKSNLMSVSQGLQYEKSPMSSQSTQHLFNKAHEPPTFLLSDQSKVDTWRERTVCGLEISEKNQSNNNHPQSGATSNRPGSYSAASSSNLFNAWPHSVSAWEKPCGSLNLKSMSVQTHSYLNSSDKLNRSPQTPTETYGIFGDRWNLNSNPRPNSSVEGKLPNRNGFYYGSSSGPKEHLILAPSVSYNHLNYGHDNNVASEHVSNHGSAKLYKGSSIVDLTSAKDGNLNVVLSNSSQEAVPYQSLELKDGGRKNEEHLAALPWLRAKSSCKHEVISIKKNLNVGDLNFFGSSHSQPVNKNEPGNNQIFTQNLKFGSDSNNVEASKVARSEFLSDKKILGFPLFEKSHTSKNGSSSLASPSMCIPPASVVEVENIRKNRVLDINLPCDAVVADLSQRTAEEELDIEKKPKVKVASFRHDIDLNSCVSEDEASLMPPVLSTAVKTGEIDLEAPIPIDLETEDDVMHGAEHPQKEQEAPLQSLQQKTELLQDELIRVAAEAMVSISSSVPYYHLDDTTCNSSEASVKDPLNWFVEIVEIVSSCGDGLENKLDAVLRGRDGEANEESSSEETDYFESMTLKLTETKEEDYMPKPLVPEDFKVEEAGTTLLPNQTRKGQARRGRQRRDFQRDILPGLASLSRHEVTEDLQTFGGLMRATGHSWHSGLTRRNSTRSGCARGRRRSVVNPSPAVVASTCTSLMPLLTNTEVGLDDRSLTGWGKTTRRPRRQRCPAGNLPLPMA; encoded by the exons ATGCTACTCAGAATAGTTCCTTGGATTACTG GAATGGGAACAAAAGTCCAGTGTAAAAGCTACTTGCCAGGATATTACCCAATGAGGGATCTTAATCAGGATTCTAACAATTATAGCTGGCCTTCATATTACGGAGATAAGAGTTTGACAAATGGGCAGTATTACAATGGTTTCTTGCCTAGGGCTGCTGCAGAGGTATATTCAGGGTGTGAAAAAGATGCAGTTAAGAAGAAAATGCTTGAGCATGAGGCCGTTTTTAAGAAACAG GTGTTTGAACTTCACCGGTTATACCAAATACAAAGGGATTTGATGGATGAGATAAAAAGGAAAGAACAACATAAGCATCGGCTACCTGTCGAGAAATCATTTTCTTCGAGCCACTTGAACTCTCAAATTATGTCTGAAGATGCTCGGAAATGGCATATCCCCAGCTTCCCATCAGTGAACTCTGTTGTTGCAAGGCCATCATTTTCAGGTGTTGAAGACATTCATTCTCCTTTAAGTTCCATGAAAGGAAGCTGCACACAAGCTCGTCCCTTACCTTTCCAAAATGGTGGTAGTTCAAAGGATGTTGAGTTCATGGAGTCCAGACCCACAAAGGTGAGGAGAAAGATGATTGATCTTCAACTTCCAGCTGATGAATACCTTGACACTGAAGATGGGGAACAGCTCAGGGATGAAGCAATATCTGGTTCGTCAAGTTATCTTCCAAATGGAACTGATAAAATCACATCTAATAGTGGTGCCAAGCTGTTTGCTGGTGATGGAGAGAAGTCTCGTTGCCAGCGAGATGCTTTAAGATCTGATTCATATTTAAGAAGCACAAACAGTTTAGCTGACTTAAATGAGCCTATTCCAGTTGAAGAAATGGACACTTCTGCACATTCTGATCTTCTGAACCGTGCCTCCTGTAATGGTGAAATTAAAGGCCATGAACTGTCTACTAAAACAATGCCACAGCTTCAAGGTTTGCCTAAGGAATTTTCTCTGAACTCCCATCATGTAAGCAATAATGGGACTCTTAACAATAGACATATGGAGATTAATGAAAATGGTAGAAGCTGGTTTTCTCATATGATAGAAGCAG GGCACAATAAAAGTAACCTGATGTCTGTTTCTCAAGGTCTTCAATATGAGAAGTCACCTATGTCTTCTCAGTCAACACAACATCTGTTCAATAAGGCTCATGAACCTCCTACTTTTTTGCTAAGTGATCAAAGCAAGGTGGATACTTGGAGAGAGAGGACAGTTTGTGGGTTagaaatttctgaaaaaaatcAATCCAATAATAACCATCCCCAATCTGGTGCAACTTCTAATAGACCTGGTTCCTATTCAGCTGCTTCATCTTCTAACTTGTTCAATGCCTGGCCTCACTCAGTTTCAGCTTGGGAAAAGCCTTGTGGTAGCTTAAACCTGAAATCAATGTCAGTCCAGACACACTCATATTTAAATTCTTCTGATAAATTGAACAGGAGTCCTCAGACTCCAACTGAGACCTATGGGATTTTTGGAGACAGGTGGAATCTTAACAGCAATCCTAGACCAAACTCAAGTGTTGAAGGTAAGTTGCCTAACCGTAATGGGTTTTACTATGGGTCCTCATCAGGACCCAAGGAACATCTGATTCTAGCTCCATCAGTCAGTTATAATCATCTGAACTATGGCCATGATAATAATGTTGCCTCTGAGCATGTCAGCAACCATGGTTCTGCAAAGCTCTACAAAGGTTCAAGTATTGTGGACTTGACGTCTGCGAAAGATGGGAACTTGAACGTGGTGCTTTCTAACAGCTCACAAGAGGCAGTTCCCTACCAAAGTCTTGAATTGAAAGATGGAGGAAGGAAGAATGAGGAACATCTTGCTGCGCTGCCTTGGTTAAGAGCTAAGTCTTCTTGTAAGCATGAGGTGATCAGTATCAAGAAGAATTTGAATGTTGGGgacttgaatttttttgggTCTTCTCATAGTCAGCCAGTGAATAAAAATGAACCTGGAAATAACCAAATATTTACTCAGAATTTGAAGTTTGGTTCAGATTCCAATAATGTTGAGGCCAGCAAGGTTGCAAGAAGTGAATTCCTGAGTGATAAGAAAATTCTTGGGTTTCCCCTCTTTGAAAAGTCTCATACTTCTAAGAATGGTTCTTCATCTCTCGCTTCCCCTTCCATGTGCATTCCCCCTGCATCTGTTGTTGAAGTGGAAAATATCAGGAAGAATAGAGTGCTTGATATTAACTTGCCTTGTGATGCTGTTGTTGCTGACTTGAGCCAACGGACTGCAGAAGAAGAACTGGACATAGAGAAGAAACCAAAAGTGAAGGTTGCCAGTTTTAGACATGACATTGATCTGAACTCATGTGTGAGTGAGGATGAAGCTTCATTGATGCCTCCTGTTCTGAGCACTGCTGTGAAGACTGGAGAGATTGACTTGGAAGCCCCGATTCCGATAGATCTTGAGACTGAGGATGATGTCATGCATGGAGCAGAGCATCCACAAAAGGAACAGGAAGCACCTCTTCAATCATTGCAACAAAAAACTGAACTGTTGCAGGATGAACTTATCAGAGTAGCGGCTGAGGCAATGGTTTCCATCTCATCATCTGTTCCTTATTATCATTTGGATGATACCACTTGTAATTCATCTGAAGCTTCTGTGAAGGACCCCCTTAATTGGTTTGTGGAGATAGTTGAAATAGTTTCATCTTGTGGAGATGGTCTTGAAAACAAGTTGGATGCTGTTTTGAGAGGCAGAGATGGTGAGGCTAATGAGGAATCTTCATCAGAAGAAACTGATTACTTTGAGTCCATGACATTGAAATTGACGGAGACAAAGGAAGAAGATTACATGCCCAAGCCCCTGGTTCCAGAAGACTTCAAAGTGGAAGAAGCAGGAACCACCTTGTTACCAAATCAGACCCGAAAGGGCCAGGCAAGGAGAGGGAGACAACGGAGGGACTTCCAAAGGGACATCCTTCCAGGCCTTGCTTCTTTATCAAGGCATGAGGTGACAGAAGATCTTCAAACCTTTGGAGGACTGATGAGAGCAACAGGTCACTCGTGGCACTCAGGATTGACAAGAAGGAACTCCACTAGAAGTGGGTGTGCAAGGGGAAGGCGGCGGTCTGTAGTTAATCCCTCTCCTGCTGTGGTAGCTAGCACTTGCACTTCATTGATGCCACTACTTACTAACACTGAAGTGGGACTGGACGATAGAAGCCTAACAGGGTGGGGCAAGACAACTAGACGGCCTCGCCGGCAAAGATGCCCTGCAGGTAATCTGCCTCTCCCGATGGCGTAA
- the LOC123216887 gene encoding uncharacterized protein LOC123216887 isoform X2 produces the protein MGTKVQCKSYLPGYYPMRDLNQDSNNYSWPSYYGDKSLTNGQYYNGFLPRAAAEVYSGCEKDAVKKKMLEHEAVFKKQVFELHRLYQIQRDLMDEIKRKEQHKHRLPVEKSFSSSHLNSQIMSEDARKWHIPSFPSVNSVVARPSFSGVEDIHSPLSSMKGSCTQARPLPFQNGGSSKDVEFMESRPTKVRRKMIDLQLPADEYLDTEDGEQLRDEAISGSSSYLPNGTDKITSNSGAKLFAGDGEKSRCQRDALRSDSYLRSTNSLADLNEPIPVEEMDTSAHSDLLNRASCNGEIKGHELSTKTMPQLQGLPKEFSLNSHHVSNNGTLNNRHMEINENGRSWFSHMIEAGHNKSNLMSVSQGLQYEKSPMSSQSTQHLFNKAHEPPTFLLSDQSKVDTWRERTVCGLEISEKNQSNNNHPQSGATSNRPGSYSAASSSNLFNAWPHSVSAWEKPCGSLNLKSMSVQTHSYLNSSDKLNRSPQTPTETYGIFGDRWNLNSNPRPNSSVEGKLPNRNGFYYGSSSGPKEHLILAPSVSYNHLNYGHDNNVASEHVSNHGSAKLYKGSSIVDLTSAKDGNLNVVLSNSSQEAVPYQSLELKDGGRKNEEHLAALPWLRAKSSCKHEVISIKKNLNVGDLNFFGSSHSQPVNKNEPGNNQIFTQNLKFGSDSNNVEASKVARSEFLSDKKILGFPLFEKSHTSKNGSSSLASPSMCIPPASVVEVENIRKNRVLDINLPCDAVVADLSQRTAEEELDIEKKPKVKVASFRHDIDLNSCVSEDEASLMPPVLSTAVKTGEIDLEAPIPIDLETEDDVMHGAEHPQKEQEAPLQSLQQKTELLQDELIRVAAEAMVSISSSVPYYHLDDTTCNSSEASVKDPLNWFVEIVEIVSSCGDGLENKLDAVLRGRDGEANEESSSEETDYFESMTLKLTETKEEDYMPKPLVPEDFKVEEAGTTLLPNQTRKGQARRGRQRRDFQRDILPGLASLSRHEVTEDLQTFGGLMRATGHSWHSGLTRRNSTRSGCARGRRRSVVNPSPAVVASTCTSLMPLLTNTEVGLDDRSLTGWGKTTRRPRRQRCPAGNLPLPMA, from the exons ATGGGAACAAAAGTCCAGTGTAAAAGCTACTTGCCAGGATATTACCCAATGAGGGATCTTAATCAGGATTCTAACAATTATAGCTGGCCTTCATATTACGGAGATAAGAGTTTGACAAATGGGCAGTATTACAATGGTTTCTTGCCTAGGGCTGCTGCAGAGGTATATTCAGGGTGTGAAAAAGATGCAGTTAAGAAGAAAATGCTTGAGCATGAGGCCGTTTTTAAGAAACAG GTGTTTGAACTTCACCGGTTATACCAAATACAAAGGGATTTGATGGATGAGATAAAAAGGAAAGAACAACATAAGCATCGGCTACCTGTCGAGAAATCATTTTCTTCGAGCCACTTGAACTCTCAAATTATGTCTGAAGATGCTCGGAAATGGCATATCCCCAGCTTCCCATCAGTGAACTCTGTTGTTGCAAGGCCATCATTTTCAGGTGTTGAAGACATTCATTCTCCTTTAAGTTCCATGAAAGGAAGCTGCACACAAGCTCGTCCCTTACCTTTCCAAAATGGTGGTAGTTCAAAGGATGTTGAGTTCATGGAGTCCAGACCCACAAAGGTGAGGAGAAAGATGATTGATCTTCAACTTCCAGCTGATGAATACCTTGACACTGAAGATGGGGAACAGCTCAGGGATGAAGCAATATCTGGTTCGTCAAGTTATCTTCCAAATGGAACTGATAAAATCACATCTAATAGTGGTGCCAAGCTGTTTGCTGGTGATGGAGAGAAGTCTCGTTGCCAGCGAGATGCTTTAAGATCTGATTCATATTTAAGAAGCACAAACAGTTTAGCTGACTTAAATGAGCCTATTCCAGTTGAAGAAATGGACACTTCTGCACATTCTGATCTTCTGAACCGTGCCTCCTGTAATGGTGAAATTAAAGGCCATGAACTGTCTACTAAAACAATGCCACAGCTTCAAGGTTTGCCTAAGGAATTTTCTCTGAACTCCCATCATGTAAGCAATAATGGGACTCTTAACAATAGACATATGGAGATTAATGAAAATGGTAGAAGCTGGTTTTCTCATATGATAGAAGCAG GGCACAATAAAAGTAACCTGATGTCTGTTTCTCAAGGTCTTCAATATGAGAAGTCACCTATGTCTTCTCAGTCAACACAACATCTGTTCAATAAGGCTCATGAACCTCCTACTTTTTTGCTAAGTGATCAAAGCAAGGTGGATACTTGGAGAGAGAGGACAGTTTGTGGGTTagaaatttctgaaaaaaatcAATCCAATAATAACCATCCCCAATCTGGTGCAACTTCTAATAGACCTGGTTCCTATTCAGCTGCTTCATCTTCTAACTTGTTCAATGCCTGGCCTCACTCAGTTTCAGCTTGGGAAAAGCCTTGTGGTAGCTTAAACCTGAAATCAATGTCAGTCCAGACACACTCATATTTAAATTCTTCTGATAAATTGAACAGGAGTCCTCAGACTCCAACTGAGACCTATGGGATTTTTGGAGACAGGTGGAATCTTAACAGCAATCCTAGACCAAACTCAAGTGTTGAAGGTAAGTTGCCTAACCGTAATGGGTTTTACTATGGGTCCTCATCAGGACCCAAGGAACATCTGATTCTAGCTCCATCAGTCAGTTATAATCATCTGAACTATGGCCATGATAATAATGTTGCCTCTGAGCATGTCAGCAACCATGGTTCTGCAAAGCTCTACAAAGGTTCAAGTATTGTGGACTTGACGTCTGCGAAAGATGGGAACTTGAACGTGGTGCTTTCTAACAGCTCACAAGAGGCAGTTCCCTACCAAAGTCTTGAATTGAAAGATGGAGGAAGGAAGAATGAGGAACATCTTGCTGCGCTGCCTTGGTTAAGAGCTAAGTCTTCTTGTAAGCATGAGGTGATCAGTATCAAGAAGAATTTGAATGTTGGGgacttgaatttttttgggTCTTCTCATAGTCAGCCAGTGAATAAAAATGAACCTGGAAATAACCAAATATTTACTCAGAATTTGAAGTTTGGTTCAGATTCCAATAATGTTGAGGCCAGCAAGGTTGCAAGAAGTGAATTCCTGAGTGATAAGAAAATTCTTGGGTTTCCCCTCTTTGAAAAGTCTCATACTTCTAAGAATGGTTCTTCATCTCTCGCTTCCCCTTCCATGTGCATTCCCCCTGCATCTGTTGTTGAAGTGGAAAATATCAGGAAGAATAGAGTGCTTGATATTAACTTGCCTTGTGATGCTGTTGTTGCTGACTTGAGCCAACGGACTGCAGAAGAAGAACTGGACATAGAGAAGAAACCAAAAGTGAAGGTTGCCAGTTTTAGACATGACATTGATCTGAACTCATGTGTGAGTGAGGATGAAGCTTCATTGATGCCTCCTGTTCTGAGCACTGCTGTGAAGACTGGAGAGATTGACTTGGAAGCCCCGATTCCGATAGATCTTGAGACTGAGGATGATGTCATGCATGGAGCAGAGCATCCACAAAAGGAACAGGAAGCACCTCTTCAATCATTGCAACAAAAAACTGAACTGTTGCAGGATGAACTTATCAGAGTAGCGGCTGAGGCAATGGTTTCCATCTCATCATCTGTTCCTTATTATCATTTGGATGATACCACTTGTAATTCATCTGAAGCTTCTGTGAAGGACCCCCTTAATTGGTTTGTGGAGATAGTTGAAATAGTTTCATCTTGTGGAGATGGTCTTGAAAACAAGTTGGATGCTGTTTTGAGAGGCAGAGATGGTGAGGCTAATGAGGAATCTTCATCAGAAGAAACTGATTACTTTGAGTCCATGACATTGAAATTGACGGAGACAAAGGAAGAAGATTACATGCCCAAGCCCCTGGTTCCAGAAGACTTCAAAGTGGAAGAAGCAGGAACCACCTTGTTACCAAATCAGACCCGAAAGGGCCAGGCAAGGAGAGGGAGACAACGGAGGGACTTCCAAAGGGACATCCTTCCAGGCCTTGCTTCTTTATCAAGGCATGAGGTGACAGAAGATCTTCAAACCTTTGGAGGACTGATGAGAGCAACAGGTCACTCGTGGCACTCAGGATTGACAAGAAGGAACTCCACTAGAAGTGGGTGTGCAAGGGGAAGGCGGCGGTCTGTAGTTAATCCCTCTCCTGCTGTGGTAGCTAGCACTTGCACTTCATTGATGCCACTACTTACTAACACTGAAGTGGGACTGGACGATAGAAGCCTAACAGGGTGGGGCAAGACAACTAGACGGCCTCGCCGGCAAAGATGCCCTGCAGGTAATCTGCCTCTCCCGATGGCGTAA